In Nitrosospira briensis C-128, a genomic segment contains:
- the rpsO gene encoding 30S ribosomal protein S15, with amino-acid sequence MAVKTEQKAQVVRDYQRADGDTGSPEVQVALLTARINDLAGHFKAHVKDHHSRRGLLRMVSRRRKLLDYLKRSSTDSYRALIERLGLRK; translated from the coding sequence ATGGCAGTCAAAACCGAACAAAAAGCGCAAGTGGTGCGCGACTATCAACGAGCAGACGGAGATACAGGTTCTCCCGAAGTGCAAGTGGCTTTATTGACCGCTCGCATCAACGATTTGGCCGGTCATTTCAAAGCGCACGTCAAGGATCATCACTCACGCCGCGGCTTATTGCGTATGGTGAGCCGTCGTCGCAAGCTGCTGGATTACCTGAAGCGTAGCAGCACTGATAGCTATCGGGCGCTGATCGAACGCCTTGGCTTGCGCAAATAG